One window from the genome of Eucalyptus grandis isolate ANBG69807.140 chromosome 7, ASM1654582v1, whole genome shotgun sequence encodes:
- the LOC104432821 gene encoding uncharacterized protein YKR070W-like encodes MSVASRKGRSVIEAAHHFNGPNSRLLNIEREDAARFGHSLSLSLWTELLKLAPFFLELHLRRFELLDLPKRFAANRKQKATVPARLALVSRLGSQSDRPSFGIAFDIDGVVLLGHTPIGGSPRALRRLYDDSGNLKIPFVFLTNGGGFSESKRAQDLGQLVGVNILPSQVIQGHTPFKQLVNRFENELVVAVGKGEPAAVMSEYGYKNVLSVDEYTSYFDAIDPLAPYKRWTTKADIDQNSSSNEMAKRKIAVQTQRVQAAFVVSDSVDWSRDIQVVTTLMDLVLS; translated from the exons ATGTCAGTAGCCTCGAG GAAAGGCCGGTCCGTTATCGAGGCTGCCCATCATTTCAACGGGCCCAATTCACGGCTCCTGAACATCGAACGAGAAGACGCTGCGCGATTtggccattctctctctctctctctatggacTGAACTGTTGAAGCTGGCTCCGTTCTTCTTGGAGCTTCATCTCCGGCGATTCGAGCTCCTCGATCTCCCGAAGCGATTCGCCGCGAACAGGAAGCAGAAAGCAACCGTCCCCGCTCGCCTCGCGCTCGTTTCGCGGCTTGGCTCGCAATCGGATCG GCCTTCGTTCGGCATCGCCTTCGACATCGACGGCGTGGTCCTCCTCGGTCACACTCCCATCGGCGGTTCTCCTCGCGCGCTCAGGAGATTGTACGACGATTCTG GAAATTTGAAGATACCTTTCGTGTTCTTAACAAATG GAGGTGGCTTTTCTGAATCCAAAAGAGCCCAGGACTTAGGTCAACTAGTAGGAGTCAACATTTTACCTTCACAG GTCATACAGGGCCACACACCTTTTAAACAACTGGTAAATAG ATTTGAGAACGAACTTGTCGTTGCTGTTGGCAAAGGAGAACCTGCTGCTGTGATGTCCGAATATGGATACAA AAATGTTCTGTCAGTTGATGAGTACACTAGCTACTTTGATGCCATTGATCCACTGGCACCATACAAGAGATGGACAACAAAAGCAGACATTGACCAGAATAGCAGTTCTAATGAGATGGCGAAGAGAAAAATTGCTGTGCAAACACAGAGAGTTCAGGCAGCATTTGTAGTCAGTGATTCTGTTGACTGGAGCAGAGATATTCAGGTTGTGACCACTCTAATGGATCTTGTCCTTTCTTAG
- the LOC104432824 gene encoding enoyl-[acyl-carrier-protein] reductase, mitochondrial: MDLIFGVCPVRPQLPAVGVRVGVGEVHLVGSAMKDLSPGDLVIPSPLSSGTWQTYIVKDQSVWQKMDKNSPIEYAATISINPPTALRMLEDFASLEPRDSIVQNGARSMVGRCLIQIAKSHGIHSINIIRDRVGSDEAKEALKKLGAKEVFTESQLEIKNVKSLLGDLKDPALGLNRTSGNAASLVMKFFRLDKSMVTYGGMSKKPITVSTSYFIFKDLSLRGFWLHNWMSSNDVTGCKRMIDHLLELVPDGKLKYEYTELVSFSDFHIALDKSLGKLGSHPKQVLKF, from the exons ATGGACTTGATCTTTG GTGTGTGTCCGGTGAGGCCACAGCTGCCCGCAGTCGGAGTACGTGTAGGAGTTGGCGAAGTGCACTTAGTTGGCTCTGCCATGAAGGATCTTTCTCCTGGCGATTTAGTCATTCCTTCTCCACTCTC CTCGGGGACATGGCAAACTTACATTGTGAAAGACCAGAGTGTGTGGCAAAAAATGGATAAGAATTCTCCTATTGAATATGCTGCGACAATTTCAATTAATCCTCCAACCGCTTTGAGAATGCTTGAAGACTTCGCCTCTTTGGAACCCA GGGATTCGATTGTGCAAAATGGGGCTAGGAGTATGGTGGGTCGATGCCTCATCCAAATTGCGAAATCCCATGGAATCCATAGCATCAACATAATCAGGGATAG AGTTGGCTCTGATGAAGCAAAAGAGGCATTGAAGAAACTTGGTGCTAAAGAAGTGTTCACCGAGAGCCAATTAGAAATAAAGAATGTCAAGAGTCTACTG GGTGATCTAAAAGACCCTGCCCTAGGATTAAACCGCACTAGTGGCAACGCTGCTTCCTTGgtgatgaaattttttaggTTGGACAAGT CCATGGTGACATATGGTGGGATGTCTAAGAAACCAATTACAGTGTCAACTTCATATTTTATCTTCAAG GATCTTTCTTTGAGGGGATTTTGGCTGCATAATTGGATGAGTTCAAATGATGTAACGGGGTGCAAAAGAATGATAGATCACTTGCTCGAGCTAGTGCCGGATGGGAAGTTAAAATACGAGTAT ACGGAGCTGGTTTCTTTTAGTGATTTCCACATTGCACTGGATAAATCATTGGGGAAACTTGGAAGCCATCCTAAGCAAGTCCTGAAGTTCTAG